From the Saccharobesus litoralis genome, one window contains:
- a CDS encoding DMT family transporter, whose amino-acid sequence MSQNKDLFHAYQIGVIGITVMSTVPVAIKWISSDPWVIGFIRLLIATTAMYFLRPAIRQAKALSLKDYYMLAALGLCFGLHWIAYFFSIKLGTATIAVISTISAYGLFISVAGRYFLRHPIKPYHWFALLLGVIGTLLVGGEFDLNSHALIGFVLGIISGCFYGALPILHQKSTHLSGDVRTFGQFAGAFVLFIFCVPLGNWQFAEHDWIGLLYLGLVGTVLAHSLWVYAATNLPTTASGVLKYMYIPLTATISYFTLGETLTPMQIVGCVIVISGCVLGVTGERLFKS is encoded by the coding sequence GTGTCACAAAATAAAGACTTATTCCACGCATACCAAATCGGGGTTATCGGCATTACGGTCATGAGCACAGTGCCCGTTGCCATTAAATGGATCAGCAGCGACCCTTGGGTAATAGGCTTTATTCGCTTATTAATCGCTACAACGGCCATGTATTTTTTAAGACCGGCAATTAGACAAGCCAAGGCATTGTCACTAAAAGACTATTACATGTTGGCAGCACTCGGTCTCTGTTTTGGTTTGCATTGGATCGCGTATTTCTTTTCCATCAAATTAGGCACTGCCACTATCGCGGTTATTTCGACCATTTCCGCTTATGGCTTGTTTATTTCCGTTGCCGGCCGATATTTTTTACGACACCCCATTAAGCCGTACCATTGGTTTGCCTTGTTACTCGGCGTAATAGGTACTTTGCTAGTCGGCGGAGAGTTTGATCTTAACTCCCACGCACTTATCGGTTTTGTATTGGGTATTATTAGCGGCTGCTTTTATGGCGCATTGCCAATTTTACACCAAAAATCTACCCATTTAAGCGGAGATGTCCGCACCTTTGGCCAGTTTGCCGGCGCATTTGTTTTGTTTATCTTTTGTGTACCATTAGGAAATTGGCAATTCGCCGAGCATGATTGGATAGGTTTACTGTATTTGGGCTTAGTCGGTACCGTTTTAGCCCACTCATTGTGGGTTTATGCCGCAACCAACTTGCCGACCACAGCATCGGGTGTACTCAAATACATGTACATTCCTCTTACCGCTACTATTAGCTATTTCACGTTAGGTGAAACCTTAACACCAATGCAAATAGTCGGTTGTGTAATTGTGATATCAGGCTGTGTTTTAGGCGTTACCGGAGAGCGGCTATTTAAAAGCTAG
- a CDS encoding glutathione S-transferase family protein, whose translation MYTLYTMPASCSTAIHALLNQLDQPVEIVPFDQVNDYQQIAATKQVPALVDADKVLTEGAAIVLYLLEKHQIPLDSWGDKHQFHYWLMFCYATLHPAYSKLFASMTKMPDSKARDEFYDNMANRISELWQIVDKQLAKQNYLLGDKLSVLDYLIAIYANWGNVFPQLTITLGDNVIKHVAKIAQLPEFKLAYQREGATHSVPPRSECQFHSM comes from the coding sequence ATGTATACGCTTTACACCATGCCCGCCAGTTGCTCAACCGCCATACATGCGTTGCTCAATCAACTGGATCAGCCAGTAGAAATTGTGCCATTTGATCAAGTAAACGATTACCAACAAATTGCCGCTACTAAGCAAGTTCCCGCGTTAGTCGATGCTGACAAAGTACTAACCGAAGGGGCCGCTATCGTTTTGTATTTACTAGAAAAACACCAAATACCACTTGATTCTTGGGGAGATAAACATCAATTTCACTATTGGTTGATGTTTTGTTATGCCACCTTACACCCAGCCTATAGCAAGCTTTTTGCTAGCATGACTAAAATGCCAGATTCAAAAGCAAGAGACGAGTTTTATGACAACATGGCAAACCGCATTAGTGAGCTTTGGCAAATTGTTGATAAACAACTCGCCAAACAAAACTATTTACTTGGCGACAAACTGTCGGTACTGGATTACTTAATTGCAATATACGCCAACTGGGGAAATGTATTTCCGCAATTAACGATCACATTAGGTGACAATGTCATTAAACACGTAGCTAAAATCGCTCAATTACCCGAATTTAAACTGGCCTACCAGCGTGAAGGGGCTACTCACTCAGTTCCACCGCGTTCTGAGTGTCAGTTTCATTCAATGTAA
- a CDS encoding tautomerase family protein, which yields MPIVTIQVTDEGVSHEQKAELIKRSTDMLSQVLNKDPQTTFVLIEEIALENWGVAGITAKQFRQLQQNQ from the coding sequence ATGCCCATTGTAACCATTCAAGTGACTGACGAAGGTGTCAGTCATGAACAAAAAGCCGAGCTCATTAAACGTTCTACCGACATGCTTAGCCAAGTACTCAACAAAGATCCGCAAACCACGTTTGTGTTAATTGAGGAGATCGCATTAGAAAATTGGGGCGTTGCAGGGATAACCGCAAAACAATTTAGACAGCTACAACAAAACCAATAG
- a CDS encoding nuclear transport factor 2 family protein, translated as MYTANHTITRLKNTVMDLIKQSIEQQLIQYFDGLYFSDVSRLKQVFHAQASYITASSGELLKLTMPEYFAMVEQRSSPASKQQQRTDQILHIDVIGNHTALAKVTCSIQPKHFVDLLSFIKLDNRWQIISKVFHYHLDN; from the coding sequence ATGTACACTGCCAATCACACAATCACTCGTCTCAAAAACACAGTTATGGATTTAATTAAACAGTCAATCGAACAACAGCTCATTCAATACTTTGATGGCCTGTATTTCAGTGATGTTTCTCGGTTAAAGCAGGTATTCCATGCACAAGCCAGTTACATCACCGCCAGCTCAGGCGAATTATTAAAACTGACCATGCCAGAATATTTTGCCATGGTTGAGCAACGTTCTTCTCCCGCCAGTAAGCAGCAACAACGAACCGATCAAATTCTGCACATTGACGTTATTGGTAATCACACCGCATTGGCTAAAGTCACTTGCAGTATTCAACCCAAACACTTTGTCGATTTGCTGAGTTTCATCAAGCTGGATAACCGCTGGCAGATCATAAGCAAAGTCTTTCACTACCACCTAGATAACTAA
- a CDS encoding LysR family transcriptional regulator yields MHSWDDFRYFLQVVETGSFSQAATKLGVNHSTVSRRIQALETVHGVKLLERTQTGYQMTDAGASVLEMAEKMQQANLAASRILLGQDARLAGEINLTMPHELFDHILAKPLREFTDKYPDIRLNLHVSKGLRNLANREADLAVRFTESPPDYLIGTRITTMQHGFYKHKDLAIEHSTPLIVWQRDKGIPHWASQLKSPQVVMQVDDLQAMYSAVAAGFGLARMPCFMPDIMHNQDIERLPARLPRSNWGIWLLNHVDLRHTARIQVCRQYLQQVLNRHIPLFAGERS; encoded by the coding sequence ATGCACAGCTGGGATGATTTTCGGTATTTTTTACAGGTAGTGGAAACGGGCAGTTTTTCACAGGCAGCGACGAAACTAGGCGTTAATCATTCGACGGTGTCGCGTCGCATTCAAGCTTTGGAAACCGTACATGGTGTTAAGTTATTAGAACGTACTCAAACGGGTTATCAAATGACAGACGCTGGCGCATCGGTATTAGAAATGGCTGAAAAAATGCAGCAAGCTAATTTAGCCGCCTCGCGCATATTACTAGGGCAAGATGCGCGTTTGGCTGGTGAAATAAACTTAACCATGCCTCATGAATTATTTGATCATATTTTGGCTAAGCCGTTACGGGAATTTACCGACAAATATCCCGACATTCGTTTAAATTTGCATGTGTCCAAAGGATTGCGCAATTTAGCTAATCGTGAAGCTGATTTGGCGGTACGCTTTACTGAGTCGCCACCGGATTATTTAATTGGCACTCGTATCACGACTATGCAGCATGGCTTTTATAAGCATAAAGATCTGGCTATTGAGCATTCGACCCCGCTCATCGTTTGGCAACGTGATAAAGGGATCCCGCATTGGGCATCTCAACTAAAGTCACCGCAAGTGGTGATGCAAGTCGATGATTTACAGGCCATGTACAGTGCGGTAGCGGCTGGTTTTGGATTGGCGAGAATGCCGTGCTTTATGCCTGATATTATGCACAACCAAGATATTGAACGTTTGCCAGCGCGTTTACCAAGATCGAATTGGGGAATTTGGTTACTAAACCATGTCGATTTACGCCATACGGCGCGCATTCAAGTGTGTCGTCAATACTTACAACAAGTACTCAATCGCCACATTCCTTTGTTTGCTGGCGAGAGGTCTTGA
- a CDS encoding GNAT family N-acetyltransferase, translating to MQVYLADANTDLSAIAEVLLQLRTQYTAKSIVAQIKKQQAQGYQLAYVQKDQQILGVAGFIVGEKLAWGKYLYIDDLVTNQNYRSTGVGTLLINWFKNYCQQMGCEQLHLDSGIQKFAAHRFYLTNRFNIASHHFSITNIGQD from the coding sequence ATGCAAGTTTATTTAGCTGACGCCAATACCGACTTATCCGCCATTGCTGAAGTTTTGCTGCAACTGCGTACTCAATACACAGCAAAGTCGATTGTCGCTCAAATAAAAAAACAACAAGCTCAAGGGTATCAATTAGCTTACGTACAAAAAGACCAACAGATCCTTGGCGTTGCTGGGTTTATTGTTGGAGAAAAATTAGCTTGGGGAAAATATTTATACATTGATGATTTAGTCACCAATCAAAACTACCGTTCAACAGGCGTCGGCACCTTGCTAATAAATTGGTTTAAAAACTATTGCCAACAAATGGGCTGTGAGCAACTGCATTTAGATTCAGGCATTCAAAAATTTGCGGCGCACCGCTTTTATTTAACCAACCGCTTTAATATTGCTAGTCATCATTTTTCAATCACCAATATAGGGCAAGATTAA
- a CDS encoding DUF2986 domain-containing protein: MNRKKKIYTILKKKQKKANAKGNRNGKPVYISKAERAKMAEQEVAVEASVEGGVEESEEEGVEAGIKGSVEQPLDTDSKL; the protein is encoded by the coding sequence ATGAACCGCAAAAAGAAAATATACACCATTTTGAAAAAGAAGCAGAAAAAAGCCAATGCTAAAGGCAATCGGAATGGCAAACCGGTTTATATTTCAAAGGCTGAGCGGGCAAAAATGGCGGAACAAGAAGTTGCTGTTGAAGCAAGTGTTGAAGGTGGTGTAGAGGAAAGCGAAGAGGAAGGTGTAGAAGCAGGTATAAAAGGCAGCGTTGAGCAGCCACTTGACACTGACAGCAAATTGTAA
- a CDS encoding DUF7133 domain-containing protein, translating to MKLLATSFAVSLACLTAACVSTSNTVEQAVLKVDQATGDITARKPPGVDNNAFYTPAGYKIETITTPDKVLFHATGLDTNAKDEVFVATRLGEVWKFSNNQWTKFADGLHEPTGLLCDDDGSVIVAQKPELTRLVDTDNDGVAEEYNHVSSGWNFHDNYHEFNFGPVKDSKGNYFATLNLSHGGNYKGEHAFSMGSMGSLGGFRGFAYQVDTKGQFIPFAWGLRSPAGLGISPNDELFFTDNQGDWVPTSKMHFMEKGKFYGHPVSLRDVEGYTVESIKAHADNPDFFDKIREKPTVHIPHFEVANSPGNPEWDTTEGKFGPFAGQIFVGDQTRSNVFRVLLDKVNGQYQGAVINFINGFQSGNIRASFDSKGQLWIGQTARGWGARGGKPYGIQKVTWDGTNPFELHNIKLTKTGFRLTFTDKIDSVSAVLKSLSAQQWHYKYSKTYGSPKIDQQTLAISKATLYEDQKTLDIELPLTADKVVEIDFSGLQGVDKRKPSVTKVYYTLNQLIQ from the coding sequence ATGAAATTACTAGCAACATCTTTTGCCGTTAGCTTAGCTTGCCTAACAGCGGCCTGTGTCTCTACTTCAAACACGGTAGAACAAGCCGTACTCAAAGTCGATCAAGCAACTGGCGACATCACAGCTCGCAAACCACCTGGGGTTGATAACAACGCATTCTATACGCCAGCCGGCTATAAAATTGAAACCATTACCACGCCAGACAAGGTGTTATTTCATGCAACAGGGTTAGACACTAACGCCAAAGACGAAGTTTTTGTCGCCACCCGTTTAGGTGAAGTTTGGAAGTTTTCAAACAACCAATGGACTAAATTTGCTGACGGTTTGCATGAACCAACAGGCTTACTGTGTGATGACGACGGTAGCGTTATTGTTGCCCAAAAACCAGAATTAACCCGTTTAGTCGATACAGATAACGACGGTGTCGCGGAAGAATACAACCACGTTTCCAGTGGTTGGAATTTCCATGACAACTATCATGAATTCAACTTTGGTCCGGTAAAAGACAGTAAAGGCAACTACTTTGCGACGCTTAACTTGAGTCACGGCGGTAATTACAAAGGTGAGCACGCATTCTCTATGGGCTCTATGGGTAGTTTAGGTGGCTTCCGCGGCTTTGCTTACCAAGTCGATACCAAAGGACAATTTATTCCATTTGCTTGGGGATTACGTTCACCAGCAGGCTTAGGTATTAGCCCTAACGATGAATTGTTTTTTACCGATAACCAAGGTGATTGGGTACCGACCTCAAAAATGCACTTTATGGAAAAAGGCAAATTTTATGGTCATCCCGTTTCATTGCGTGACGTAGAGGGTTATACGGTAGAGTCGATTAAAGCCCATGCTGATAACCCCGACTTTTTCGACAAAATTCGCGAAAAACCAACCGTTCATATTCCGCATTTTGAAGTGGCAAATTCACCGGGTAATCCAGAGTGGGATACCACAGAAGGTAAGTTTGGTCCGTTCGCAGGGCAAATTTTCGTAGGGGATCAAACTCGTTCCAACGTATTCCGTGTTTTGCTAGACAAGGTTAATGGTCAGTACCAAGGGGCGGTTATTAACTTTATTAACGGCTTCCAAAGCGGTAACATTCGCGCCAGTTTCGACAGTAAAGGCCAGTTATGGATCGGCCAAACCGCTCGTGGTTGGGGCGCTCGTGGTGGTAAACCTTACGGTATTCAAAAAGTAACATGGGATGGTACAAACCCATTTGAATTGCACAATATTAAGCTAACCAAAACCGGTTTCCGCTTAACCTTTACTGACAAAATTGATTCAGTGTCGGCTGTATTGAAAAGCTTAAGTGCACAACAATGGCACTACAAATACAGTAAAACCTATGGTTCACCTAAGATTGATCAACAAACTTTAGCCATTAGCAAAGCAACTTTATATGAAGATCAAAAAACCTTAGATATTGAGCTACCGCTTACCGCAGATAAAGTCGTAGAAATTGATTTTTCTGGACTACAAGGGGTAGATAAGCGTAAGCCAAGCGTTACTAAGGTTTATTACACCTTGAATCAGTTAATTCAATAA
- a CDS encoding c-type cytochrome yields the protein MTTTPHNSNRKVWLATATWLTLSLSALPVAASSLDKEITKLSQQPSAIAAGKKQYDLRCASCHDKDLSGAMGFNLKDGEWVHGSKPSEIYNNVSNGFLNAGMPPFGMMLKDQEIKEIVAYVMSKREGWDNLTYKVFPMKNKQDRDLSNKRPTKSGQLTKNIADFQIPEETNYAIVFEGDFYVPFKGGILKANGKKMPIEIEIDGQPVKPNHDTWRTWKLKEGKQHLKFTYYATGMKPWQRNLDSYVTLNNAPKFPVSTRSLSFFKGNKYKVLAKSEPLVQRKKLEHLPHFSIAVGFPTNINYAFNTRTCSVVGMWKGDMLDIGPNINQRGQDASKILGDINFKYPQQVGLKGEDNKCEFIKYTREGNPEFQYKLNGTTYALTGSANNGHSLNLHYKVLGQPASNSAVFTLPKAKNVSISSSQGQVTQQQLTINLTNNATFDIKLDVSGSK from the coding sequence ATGACAACCACTCCACACAACTCCAACCGCAAGGTTTGGCTGGCAACAGCAACTTGGTTAACGCTGTCGTTATCAGCACTACCAGTTGCAGCTAGTTCACTTGACAAAGAAATTACTAAATTAAGCCAACAACCATCTGCCATTGCTGCTGGTAAAAAGCAATATGATTTACGCTGCGCTAGCTGTCACGACAAAGATTTAAGTGGCGCCATGGGCTTCAACTTAAAAGATGGCGAATGGGTACACGGCAGTAAACCATCAGAAATATACAACAACGTGAGCAATGGTTTTCTTAATGCCGGTATGCCGCCTTTTGGCATGATGTTAAAAGACCAAGAGATTAAAGAGATAGTTGCTTATGTGATGTCGAAACGTGAAGGTTGGGACAATTTGACTTACAAAGTCTTTCCAATGAAAAATAAGCAAGATCGCGATTTAAGCAACAAACGGCCAACTAAATCAGGTCAGCTAACGAAAAACATCGCCGACTTCCAAATTCCTGAAGAAACTAATTACGCCATTGTTTTCGAAGGTGATTTTTACGTACCGTTTAAAGGCGGTATTTTAAAAGCCAATGGTAAAAAGATGCCAATCGAAATCGAAATCGATGGCCAACCGGTAAAACCCAACCATGACACATGGCGCACTTGGAAGTTAAAAGAAGGTAAGCAACACCTTAAATTTACCTATTACGCAACCGGCATGAAACCTTGGCAGCGCAATTTAGACTCCTACGTCACCTTGAATAACGCCCCTAAGTTCCCTGTTTCAACTCGCTCACTTAGCTTCTTTAAAGGTAATAAATACAAAGTATTAGCGAAAAGCGAACCTTTAGTGCAACGTAAAAAATTAGAACATTTACCGCACTTTTCAATCGCGGTTGGATTTCCTACCAACATCAACTATGCGTTTAATACACGTACTTGTTCGGTTGTCGGTATGTGGAAAGGCGACATGTTAGATATTGGCCCTAACATTAACCAACGCGGGCAAGACGCCAGTAAGATATTAGGTGATATCAACTTTAAATATCCGCAACAAGTCGGATTAAAAGGCGAAGACAATAAGTGCGAATTTATTAAATACACTCGCGAAGGTAACCCTGAATTCCAATACAAGCTTAACGGCACCACCTACGCGCTAACAGGCTCAGCTAACAATGGTCATTCATTAAACTTGCATTACAAGGTTTTAGGTCAACCAGCCAGCAATAGCGCCGTGTTTACTTTACCTAAAGCGAAAAACGTAAGCATAAGCAGCTCGCAAGGCCAAGTTACACAACAGCAATTGACTATCAACTTAACTAACAATGCAACTTTCGATATCAAGTTAGACGTTAGCGGGAGCAAATAA
- a CDS encoding NHL repeat-containing protein, whose translation MNKYPIPESGQDPHGMIIGEGDFKYRVNSHWSQLDPEKYPVENCHDMVIDKQGRIIMLTDNTQNNVIVYSQDGELIEAWGTEYPGAHSIEIVEEDGEEFLYIVDHGWVLNRKWDGKSTDDWDSPFNKVIPQQGFVVKLTLDGRLVHTIGHPKTIGIYQPDMPFRPSDIAVAPNGDIYITDGYGSDFVIQYDSNGRYIRHWGGQNNSDENYNLVNTHGIGVDLRNPNDPHLIVSSRWQQCLKLFSLDGTYRQTINTPGAYIHGPVFAGEHFFAPVCWSHIDDKNADDSGFISIFDRNNRVIANLGAEPPVYNQGELQPMTTNWQIFNHCHGMCIDKQGNLYIGQWRAKQTYPIKLEKI comes from the coding sequence ATGAACAAATACCCTATTCCTGAAAGTGGCCAAGATCCACATGGTATGATCATAGGCGAAGGTGACTTTAAATACCGCGTCAATAGCCATTGGAGTCAGTTGGATCCTGAAAAATACCCAGTCGAGAACTGCCACGACATGGTTATCGACAAGCAAGGTCGCATTATTATGCTGACTGACAATACACAAAATAACGTTATCGTATACAGCCAAGACGGTGAATTAATAGAAGCTTGGGGAACCGAATACCCGGGCGCACATTCAATCGAAATAGTAGAAGAAGACGGCGAAGAGTTTTTATATATTGTTGATCATGGTTGGGTACTGAATCGTAAATGGGACGGTAAAAGTACAGATGATTGGGACTCGCCATTTAACAAAGTCATCCCGCAGCAAGGTTTTGTTGTCAAACTCACCCTAGACGGCCGCTTAGTTCACACCATTGGCCATCCTAAAACGATAGGAATCTATCAACCTGATATGCCATTTAGGCCTTCAGATATTGCCGTTGCACCAAATGGCGATATTTATATTACCGATGGTTATGGTTCTGATTTTGTTATTCAATACGACAGTAACGGCCGCTACATTCGCCATTGGGGCGGCCAGAATAACAGCGACGAAAACTACAACTTAGTTAACACCCACGGTATTGGTGTAGATTTACGCAACCCGAATGATCCCCATCTCATCGTTAGTTCACGTTGGCAACAATGCCTAAAACTATTTAGTTTAGACGGGACTTATCGACAAACCATTAACACACCTGGTGCCTATATTCATGGTCCGGTGTTTGCTGGCGAGCATTTTTTCGCCCCTGTGTGTTGGTCACATATTGATGATAAAAATGCTGACGATTCTGGCTTTATTAGTATTTTTGACCGCAACAATCGTGTAATCGCCAATTTAGGCGCCGAGCCACCTGTCTATAACCAAGGTGAATTACAGCCCATGACCACCAACTGGCAGATTTTTAACCACTGCCACGGAATGTGTATAGATAAACAAGGTAATTTATACATAGGACAATGGCGGGCAAAGCAAACCTACCCAATCAAACTAGAAAAGATCTAA
- a CDS encoding phytanoyl-CoA dioxygenase family protein — protein sequence MSKIELNEQQMADFERDGYVIARGYYNAEEIQRLQDVAFNDDSLYERAWNKKDASGTVSKVCIWQKTGDDFYSMFSRGRRLVDSCEKLIGEETYHTSTKIMMKEPRVGGAWEWHQDFGYWHQDNLMLYPKAISCMIAINQATIENGCLEVLKGSHHIGRLDHSKTGDQKGADLKMVEEAMKYHELVAVELEPGDVLFFHCNLLHKSNQNRSENPRWTMICAYNAVSNQAFEENEAVYYPLDRVEDDAILAWQEKEPAA from the coding sequence GTGAGTAAGATCGAATTAAATGAACAGCAAATGGCTGATTTTGAGCGTGACGGTTATGTTATCGCGCGTGGTTATTACAACGCAGAAGAAATTCAGCGTTTACAGGATGTCGCATTTAACGACGACTCTTTATATGAGCGCGCATGGAATAAAAAAGATGCATCAGGCACCGTCAGTAAAGTCTGTATTTGGCAAAAAACTGGCGATGACTTTTACAGCATGTTTTCACGTGGCCGCCGTTTAGTCGATTCTTGTGAAAAACTGATCGGTGAAGAAACTTACCACACCAGCACTAAAATCATGATGAAAGAACCCCGTGTTGGTGGTGCTTGGGAATGGCATCAAGATTTCGGTTATTGGCACCAAGATAACCTAATGCTTTATCCAAAAGCCATTAGCTGCATGATCGCCATTAACCAAGCTACGATTGAAAATGGCTGTTTAGAAGTATTGAAAGGTTCACATCATATTGGCCGACTCGATCACAGCAAAACAGGTGACCAAAAAGGCGCTGACTTGAAAATGGTTGAAGAAGCCATGAAGTATCACGAATTAGTTGCGGTTGAATTAGAGCCGGGGGATGTTTTGTTCTTCCACTGTAATTTATTACACAAATCAAACCAAAACCGTTCTGAAAATCCTCGTTGGACTATGATTTGTGCCTATAACGCGGTTAGCAACCAAGCGTTTGAAGAAAATGAAGCGGTATATTACCCACTGGATCGCGTCGAAGACGATGCCATTTTAGCTTGGCAAGAAAAAGAGCCAGCGGCTTAA
- a CDS encoding diguanylate cyclase encodes MSKTTSSICLKEIDDVVTEARKGKYIQDGIIDVQWASAGSHASQYTLPITKPIFLGLTGMRVFVIRKGEQARFDKINTLHDLRGLKAGQGLFWGDTKVLQAAGLPVTTSAQARRLWHMLYLKRFDYLPLGVHEPWKDLAMRQDLELEVERNLLLVYPSGLYFYVNQQNKSLYQLITDGFDKALADGSYQAKLRQSNMIQSVLKYANLEQRRVIYLANPLVASTDKAGNNEFTLPRFLQSAQ; translated from the coding sequence TTGTCGAAAACAACAAGTTCAATATGTTTAAAAGAGATTGATGATGTTGTTACCGAAGCGCGTAAAGGCAAATACATTCAAGATGGGATTATTGATGTGCAATGGGCAAGCGCAGGCTCGCATGCTAGCCAATATACGTTACCTATTACCAAACCGATATTTCTTGGCTTAACTGGTATGCGTGTGTTTGTTATACGTAAAGGCGAGCAAGCGCGGTTTGATAAGATTAACACATTACATGATCTGCGCGGCCTAAAGGCAGGGCAGGGCTTATTTTGGGGCGATACTAAAGTATTGCAGGCCGCAGGGTTGCCGGTTACCACTTCAGCTCAAGCTCGGCGCTTGTGGCATATGTTGTATTTAAAACGATTCGACTATTTACCTTTGGGGGTGCATGAACCATGGAAAGATCTCGCCATGCGGCAGGATTTAGAGTTAGAGGTTGAACGCAATTTACTTTTGGTTTATCCGTCGGGTTTGTATTTTTACGTTAATCAACAAAATAAATCCTTGTACCAACTGATAACTGACGGTTTTGATAAAGCATTGGCAGATGGCAGTTATCAAGCAAAGTTGCGCCAATCAAACATGATCCAATCAGTACTAAAGTACGCCAACCTTGAACAAAGGCGGGTTATTTATTTAGCCAACCCTTTGGTGGCGAGTACAGATAAAGCCGGTAATAATGAATTTACATTGCCCAGGTTTTTGCAGTCGGCGCAATAA
- a CDS encoding IclR family transcriptional regulator, which yields MTTKAPNKYAVPALDKGLDILEFLANQELPRSQTEIAHGLGRSANEIYRVLVGLEARGYLIRDELSGRYRISLKLYNLSRTISPIDQVRQCALPHMEDLAVKIGQSCHLCMLYQSQAMVIVQARSHSPVSIDIAEGSMFSTLATASGRVLLANSTNEVRDMILERDSVFAKMSQAKRKALFSELDDIKEQGFYVAESDFSEGVCNFATLIGQPEGFVVASLAVPSLLQYGNNQFDQQQMQELVITAANSITQQLGC from the coding sequence TTGACCACCAAAGCTCCAAATAAGTATGCGGTACCAGCCTTAGATAAAGGGTTAGATATTTTAGAGTTTTTAGCTAACCAAGAATTACCACGCTCGCAAACTGAAATCGCCCATGGCTTAGGGCGCAGTGCGAATGAAATTTATCGGGTATTAGTGGGTTTGGAAGCGCGCGGTTACCTTATTCGAGATGAGTTGTCTGGCCGTTATCGTATTTCATTAAAGTTATATAATTTGTCGCGCACGATTTCACCTATTGACCAGGTTCGACAATGTGCATTACCCCACATGGAAGACTTAGCCGTAAAAATTGGCCAGTCGTGCCACTTATGTATGCTTTATCAATCGCAAGCTATGGTTATTGTTCAAGCACGTAGCCATAGCCCTGTATCAATTGATATTGCTGAAGGTTCAATGTTTTCAACCTTGGCAACCGCATCGGGACGGGTTTTGTTAGCTAATAGTACCAATGAAGTGCGCGATATGATTTTAGAGCGCGATAGTGTTTTTGCTAAAATGTCGCAGGCAAAACGCAAAGCCTTGTTTAGTGAGCTAGATGACATTAAAGAGCAAGGTTTTTATGTTGCCGAAAGTGATTTCTCTGAGGGCGTGTGTAATTTTGCAACATTAATTGGCCAACCTGAAGGGTTTGTTGTGGCTTCGTTGGCGGTGCCTTCCTTGTTACAGTATGGTAATAACCAATTCGATCAACAACAAATGCAAGAGTTGGTGATCACCGCAGCGAATAGCATTACCCAACAGTTGGGGTGTTAA